In a genomic window of Ranitomeya imitator isolate aRanImi1 chromosome 5, aRanImi1.pri, whole genome shotgun sequence:
- the SERP1 gene encoding stress-associated endoplasmic reticulum protein 1 — translation MVAKQRIRMANEKHSKNITQRGNVAKTSRNPTDEKSSVGPWLLALFIFVVCGSAIFQIIQSIRMGM, via the exons ATGGTGGCCAAACAGAGAATCCGGATGGCGAACGAGAAACACAGCAAGAACATCACACAGAGAGGCAACGTGGCCAAGACCTCG CGGAACCCCACGGATGAGAAGTCCTCGGTGGGACCCTGGTTACTGGCGCTCTTCATCTTCGTGGTGTGCGGCTCCG CAATTTTCCAAATAATTCAGAGCATTAGGATGGGCATGTAA